One Natrinema longum genomic window, CGACGCCGACGCCGGGACCGAGAGCGACGCCGACCGGGACCGCGTTCCGGTCTTGCTCGTCCGCGGCGACCGCGAGTACCTCGTCGAACCCGGCGACGAGATGGGGACCGACCTCGGCGTGCTCGAGGTCCCCGAGGACGTCCACTCGGGCGATACCCTCGAGACGCATCTGGGCGACGAGTTTCAGGTCCGTCGACTGCGCGGCCCGGACCTCTTTCATCACTTCGAGCGGACTGGCGCGCCGATGGTCCCCCGTGACATCGGACTGGTACTGGGCGAAACGGGAATCGCCGGCGGCGACCGCGTGCTCGACGCCGGGACCGGAACCGGCGTGCTCGCGGCCCTGATGGCGCGTGCCGGTGCCGAGGTCGTGACCTACGAGCAAGACCCGGAATTCGCCGACGTCGCCCGCGAGAACATGGCGCTTGGCGGCGTCGAGGACGCCGTCGACGTTCGAACCGGTGACGTCCTCGAGGACGTCGACGCCCTCGAGCCGTCGTCCTTCGACGTCCTGACCCTCGATACGGCCGACGCACCCGCGATGGTCGAACACGCGCCCGACCTCCTGGTCGACGGCGGGTTCGTCGCGGTCTACAGTCCGTTCATCGAGTCGACTCGCGAGGTCGCCGAGACCGCCCGCGAGGTCGGCCTCGCGAACATCACGACCCGCGAGACGATTCAACGCGAGATGCAGTTCGACGAACGGGGCTCGCGGCCCTCGACCGCGCCCGTCGGTCACACCGGGTATCTGACGATCGCGCGGAACGAATAGAGCCACATAAATTCACATATCTTTTTGTTCGCGAATTCTCTGTATCCCCTTTGGAACTAGTTCGTGCATCAATATAGATATAGCAATTCCAGAAACTACGATCCAATATATCGATAGGTTTACTAGATTACTATCTACGTAGACGAGAATAAGCGCAATAATCGGTGCCCCTAATAAAGACTTTATCATATCCATTGTTAATTCCATTTTCCAAATGTGACTCAGTTATTTTTGATTCTGTGCCCTATACGCATATAATATCCGGTTATTTAACGGCTGGAGTATTTATATTAGAAGTCAGGGCAATAGCTATGCTCGGGTAGGGCAAAGAATGTCGTCAGACCGGCTGCATCTCGAGAAGGTTTCCAAGAGGTCATCCCACCTTTAAATGTCCACATTTTTTGATCCCGAACATGGGGGAGGCTTTGATCCCATTCTAAACTACCCATCGAGACAACGTTACCGGCGGCAGCACTAATCACTGCTCCAAGTGCATCAGCAACAGAATCTCGCTTCAGGATCTTAGCAAATGCCTTAGGGACTTTTTTAGCCATTGATTTTATAACCTGCCCAACAAGTACTGCCTTTGATACTGTAGCAGCATGTTTATTCAGTTCAACACACGCCACATGGTAGCTATGCTTAAGACAATCAAATGTGCAGGAATCGAGATACACCCGCTTATCCCCAACCCTTTCTATCACGTTAGGGGTGTCTGATGCTTGTATGGCTACATCATTCGTAATTAGGTCAGCTTCTTGGTCTTGAGCATTGGGATCATAAACCAATCCTCGTTCATCATCATTATCATTTGACTGGTTTTTCTGTAGGCCTTTTTTCCCCTTCTCTTCGGGATATCATTCGAACGTCTTTTTCCGTGAGGTTTTTTTATAACCCCGTCCAGAATTTCGTTCGAATATTCTTTCACGTATACTTTTCTCGTGTCTTTTTCAATTATGTTCAGCTTCCTTTCATCATTCTGCTCAAATTGATAATACCACTTATTTTTATCTTGACCAAGATATTCCATACCCTGGTATTCATGGTTCTGATCCTCGCTCAACCGTGCAGCACTACTGGAAGGGATAATCCCCATACTTGTTAGAGCAATCCCGCTCGTCAGCACCTTTCTTCTCCTCATATAATTATATTCAATTAACACATACATATATTTTTTTATTTAAGATAATTAGAATTTTTAAACTTAAATAATATTAATGTATAGAAACAAAGTAATCATTACTGTTATCTCTAATATATCAATTTTATCTTATATTATTTTAATATTTAAATTATATCTATTGTATTCTGGTACCCAAAGAAGAGTGCGCTATCAATCGAGAAGCAACGCTACTAACGAAAACGACACTGCAAAACTGGCAAGAGAGGACGAGGACTTTTATTCAAAAAATTTGCCGAGGGACATCGCGAGCGAGGCGCTCAGTGCCTCGCTCGCGATAGACCGCAGCGCAAAATTTCGTTAGTTGTCGTCCTCGCGCCACTTGTGCTCGCACTCGGTGCAGATGAAAAAGCGCGTCTCGGACTCGTCGGCCGACCGGATCTGTTGCATGTACCAGTGGGCGCGGCCGTTGCCACACTCGGGACAGATCGCGTCGGTTTCGGGCAGCGAGGTCTCGCCGGAGGACTCGATGACCTCGCTGGCCTCCTGATCGTCGGTGACGATATACTGGTCCGCGTCGCCTTTCGGTTTCGTAAACCCACAGCTACCACACTCCCAGAGGCCGTCCTCGGCTTTCATCATCGAACCGCATTCGTCGCAAAATTCCATCGTTGTCCGGGCTACGGGGGTCGAGTGACTTAAGAGACCTGTTTAGGCTCGCCGACCGGCCGCGGGGTCGCCCCCGCGAGCTAGCCCTCTCCCTCCGACTGGTAGGGCTCGCCGACGGCCTCCCGCGGAAGGACGTTGTGGAGTTCCGCCCGGAGGTCGTCCATCGATTCGAAGCGGTCGCGCTCGCTTTTTTCGACGAGCGCCCCCAGATTCCGCTCGCCGTCGGCGAGCAAGAGCGTGACGTCCTCGAGTTCGGTGGCGGCGTCGTCCTGCGAGATCGGGTACTCGAGGTCCGCGAAGACAGCGTCGATTCGACTGAGTTTGACGTCGGACATGGGTAGGTTGACGCGCCGGAGTGGCTTGTAGTGTCGCCCTGCTGGAACGGAGCATCCGCTCACGTGACATTTCGATTCGAAACTATAATCGGGCGAGATAACACAGGTATTGTCCATGCGGAGACTCGTGGAGCGGCTCGTCGCGCCGTTTGCCGTGGATCGACGGGTGCTCGCGCTGGCGGGTGCCCGGATGGCCGACGGGATCGGGAACTCGTTTCTGATCATCGTCATTCCGCTGTACGTGACCAGCGGCGTCGTCGGCGGGACGGCGTTCGGTCTCGGGGAGTCGATGATCATCGGGCTTGTTCTCTCGCTGTTTGGCTTCCTCAACAGCAGTTTTCAGCCCGCTACCGGCCGCCTGTCGGATCGCATCGGGCGGCGAAAGCCGTTCATTCTGGTCGGCCTCGCCGGGCTCGCGATGACGAACGTGGCCTACGTTTTCGCGGAGACGTACGTCTCGCTGCTGGTCATCCGCGGGTTACAGGGCGTCAGCGTCGCCTTCATCATCCCGTCGTCGGTGGCCCTGGTCAACGAACTCGCGACGACGGGCGATCGCGGCGGGAACATGGGGGTCTACAACACCTTTCGGCTGGTCGGTTTCGGTGCCGGCCCGGCGGTCGCCGGTGCCGTCGTCAGTCGCGGCCCGTACGCGCTTCCCGGCGGGGCGGTGATCGACGGCTTCGACGCAGCCTTTTATATCGCGACGATCACGGCCACGATCAGCTACGTCATGGTGACGGTCCTCGTCTCCGACCCCGAATCGACGGCCGCCAACGCCGGCGCGGACCTCTCGATCCCGATCCTCGACCGGTCGGGCACGAACCTGCTCGATCCCGTCTTCACGCTCGGCGTCGCGTCGCTGTTCATGGCGACCGCGATCGCGCTGTTCGCGACGATCCAGCCCCAGGTCAACGCCCGCCTCGAGCAGGGATCGACCTGGTTCGGGCTGCAGTTCGCGGCGTTCATCATCGCGCAGGTCGCCCTCCAGACGCCGATCGGGCGGGCCTGCGATCGGTACGGCCGACGGCCGTTCATCGTCGTCGGAATGCTGTTGCTGGTGCCGACGACGCTCGTACAGGGATTTCTCTTCTCGTCCGTTTTGATGTTCCTCGCCCGGCTGTTCCAGGGCATCGCCGCCGCGATGGTCTTTGCCCCGTCGCTGGCGTTGGTGGGCGACCTCGCCGGTCCGGGCGAGTCCGGGTCGAAGCTGTCGGTGCTGACGATGGCGTTTGGCTACGGGATCGCCCTCGGGCCGCTTTCCTCGGGCGCGCTGGTCGGGTACGGCTTCGAAGTTCCATTCGTCTTCGGGACGTCACTCGCAGTGCTCGGGGTGGTTCTCGTGTATACGCAGGTCGAAGAGACGCTCGAGACGACGGCCT contains:
- a CDS encoding methyltransferase domain-containing protein; its protein translation is MSDHERADDDADAGTESDADRDRVPVLLVRGDREYLVEPGDEMGTDLGVLEVPEDVHSGDTLETHLGDEFQVRRLRGPDLFHHFERTGAPMVPRDIGLVLGETGIAGGDRVLDAGTGTGVLAALMARAGAEVVTYEQDPEFADVARENMALGGVEDAVDVRTGDVLEDVDALEPSSFDVLTLDTADAPAMVEHAPDLLVDGGFVAVYSPFIESTREVAETAREVGLANITTRETIQREMQFDERGSRPSTAPVGHTGYLTIARNE
- a CDS encoding MFS transporter is translated as MRRLVERLVAPFAVDRRVLALAGARMADGIGNSFLIIVIPLYVTSGVVGGTAFGLGESMIIGLVLSLFGFLNSSFQPATGRLSDRIGRRKPFILVGLAGLAMTNVAYVFAETYVSLLVIRGLQGVSVAFIIPSSVALVNELATTGDRGGNMGVYNTFRLVGFGAGPAVAGAVVSRGPYALPGGAVIDGFDAAFYIATITATISYVMVTVLVSDPESTAANAGADLSIPILDRSGTNLLDPVFTLGVASLFMATAIALFATIQPQVNARLEQGSTWFGLQFAAFIIAQVALQTPIGRACDRYGRRPFIVVGMLLLVPTTLVQGFLFSSVLMFLARLFQGIAAAMVFAPSLALVGDLAGPGESGSKLSVLTMAFGYGIALGPLSSGALVGYGFEVPFVFGTSLAVLGVVLVYTQVEETLETTASVPVVGSD
- a CDS encoding transcription factor S; the encoded protein is MEFCDECGSMMKAEDGLWECGSCGFTKPKGDADQYIVTDDQEASEVIESSGETSLPETDAICPECGNGRAHWYMQQIRSADESETRFFICTECEHKWREDDN
- a CDS encoding DUF5789 family protein codes for the protein MSDVKLSRIDAVFADLEYPISQDDAATELEDVTLLLADGERNLGALVEKSERDRFESMDDLRAELHNVLPREAVGEPYQSEGEG